A portion of the Pseudorasbora parva isolate DD20220531a chromosome 1, ASM2467924v1, whole genome shotgun sequence genome contains these proteins:
- the LOC137081343 gene encoding C-type mannose receptor 2-like, which produces MEQTLYLVLLLIALCSVSECVQHHYRFINETKNWTEAQRYCRENYTDLATAENMNDMIDLNKSVNDGGVQYVWIGLQRTSVNKWQWSSGDPELYLNWGPGQPNGRDDCGVMSNGQIYIYPCSSAYLPFICNNMSTGLVLVDQPKNWRDAQSYCRQNHTDLVSVRNQNESQQIQKFISDRHLSGYGVWIGLFRESWQWSDQSNSTFRYWDSNQPDNQGGVENCTVIRPNAQGQWNDVSCNNQYPFVCHEGEKILTNHTIYPSPPPDPDKLILIKENLTWPEALRYCRQNHVDLVSVHSDEMQREVMNVVKAASTAEVWLGLHNYCIMNMWLWLSGENMYYQNWAPGHGTTPENCRLEKRKGAVQSGGDQRWVSLPETHKLNFICTNYE; this is translated from the exons ATGGAGCAAACTCTATATTTGGTTCTTCTTCTCATTG CTCTCTGCTCCGTATCTGAATGTGTTCAACATCATTATCGCTTTATAAACGAGACGAAGAACTGGACTGAAGCTCAGAGATACTGCAGAGAGAATTACACAGATCTGGCCACCGCTGAAAACATGAACGACATGATCGACCTGAACAAGAGTGTGAATGATGGAGGTGTTCAGTATGTCTGGATTGGGCTGCAGAGGACGAGTGTTAATAAATGGCAGTGGTCTTCAGGTGATCCTGAGCTCTATCTGAACTGGGGACCTGGACAACCTAATGGCAGAGATGATTGTGGAGTTATGTCAAATGGACAGATTTATATTTATCCCTGTAGTTCTGCTTATCTTCCGTTCATCTGCAACAACA TGAGCACAGGACTCGTCTTAGTCGATCAGCCGAAGAACTGGAGAGACGCTCAGAGTTACTGCAGACAGAATCACACTGATCTGGTCAGTGTGAGGAACCAGAATGAGAGTCAACAGATTCAGAAGTTCATCAGTGATCGTCACTTATCTGGATATGGGGTCTGGATCGGTCTGTTCAGAGAATCATGGCAGTGGTCAGATCAGAGCAACTCCACATTCAGATACTGGGATTCTAATCAACCTGATAATCAGGGAGGTGTTGAAAACTGTACAGTGATTAGACCGAATGCTCAGGGACAATGGAATGACGTCTCTTGCAACAACCAATATCCTTTTGTGTGTCATGAAGGTGAGAAGATCCTCACAAATCACACAATCTATCCATCACCTCCACCAGATCCAGATAAACTGATTCTGATCAAAGAGAACCTGACGTGGCCTGAAGCTCTGAGATACTGCAGACAGAATCATGTGGATCTGGTCTCGGTTCATTCAGACGAGATGCAGCGTGAGGTGATGAATGTGGTTAAAGCGGCGTCTACTGCGGAGGTGTGGTTGGGTTTACACAACTACTGCATCATGAACATGTGGCTCTGGCTGAGCGGAGAGAACATGTACTATCAGAACTGGGCTCCAGGTCACGGAACGACACCGGAAAACTGCCGCCTCGAGAAGAGAAAAGGAGCCGTTCAGTCTGGAGGAGATCAGCGCTGGGTCAGCCTTCCTGAAACTCACAAACTCAACTTCATCTGCACAAATTATGAGTGA